In the genome of Dermacentor silvarum isolate Dsil-2018 chromosome 1, BIME_Dsil_1.4, whole genome shotgun sequence, one region contains:
- the LOC119437571 gene encoding telomere length and silencing protein 1 homolog — protein sequence MTVCTCRNPVDEKDVLFHVPEHLRKSTSKKSEEMLSNQMLSGIPEVDLGIEERIRNIEATEEAKLKLIRDRMARKERETSFVPTNMAVNFVQHNRFNIDDGSRSRHMRRPVREKEPPPPKPVVVIAEAEGVADQIPGRLGRGGKGSSRSRGNDDEKATDDFHFEKFKKQFRRY from the exons ATGACTGTTTGCACGTGCAGGAACCCTGTGGATGAAAAGGATGTGCTCTTCCACGTGCCTGAACATCTGCGCAAGTCAACGTCCAAGAAGTCCGAAGAGATGCTGTCTAATCAGATGCTTTCGGGCATCCCGGAAGTTGACCTTGGTATTGA GGAGCGCATCCGCAACATTGAGGCAACCGAAGAGGCCAAGCTGAAGCTTATTCGGGATCGGATGGCCCGGAAGGAGCGCGAGACATCATTTGTGCCCACCAACATGGCCGTCAACTTCGTCCAGCACAACCGCT TCAACATTGACGATGGCAGCCGTTCTCGCCACATGCGGCGCCCGGTTCGTGAGAAAGAGCCTCCACCCCCAAAGCCTGTTGTGGTCATTGCGGAAGccgaaggagttgccgaccagATTCCGGGCCGCCTGGGCAGAG GGGGCAAAGGATCGTCCAGGTCAAGAGGAAATGACGATGAAAAGGCCACGGATGACTTCCACTTTGAAAAGTTCAAGAAGCAGTTCAGACGCTACTAA